From one Crocosphaera sp. UHCC 0190 genomic stretch:
- a CDS encoding Uma2 family endonuclease — MFQTAKLSVKDYQQIVETGIFGDRRIELIEGNLIEVSPETPYHANCNNKIYKYFLTLFNSLADVRSAHPVSLSNSEPQPDLVLAKLPDTLYDTRHPNPEDIYLLIEISYSTLSYDLNEKKQVYAKSNIQEYWVIDLENNRLFIFRYPQGEDYQNKLELNTGLVSCLAFPNVKLEVNRLKN; from the coding sequence ATGTTTCAAACTGCTAAACTTTCGGTTAAAGATTATCAGCAAATTGTAGAAACGGGAATCTTTGGCGATCGCCGTATAGAATTAATTGAAGGAAACTTAATTGAGGTGAGTCCAGAAACGCCTTATCATGCTAACTGTAACAACAAGATTTACAAATATTTCCTCACTTTATTTAATAGTCTAGCTGATGTTCGCTCTGCCCATCCCGTCAGTCTTTCTAATTCTGAACCACAACCGGATTTAGTTTTAGCCAAACTTCCTGACACTTTATACGATACGAGACATCCTAACCCAGAAGATATTTATCTATTAATTGAAATTTCTTATTCAACGTTAAGCTATGATTTAAACGAGAAAAAACAAGTTTATGCTAAATCAAATATTCAAGAATATTGGGTTATTGATCTTGAAAATAATCGCTTATTTATCTTTCGATATCCTCAAGGGGAAGATTATCAAAATAAACTTGAATTAAACACTGGTTTAGTTTCTTGTCTTGCTTTTCCTAATGTTAAATTAGAGGTTAACAGATTGAAAAACTAA
- a CDS encoding ATP-dependent 6-phosphofructokinase, giving the protein MGEKKRIGILTSGGDCAGLNAVIRAVVYHAIGTYNWEVVGIREATHGLMTRPPQVMEFEIDKLDNLLLMGGTILGTTNKGDPFAFPMEDGTLLDRSQEIIDGYNSLGLDALIGIGGDGSLAILRRLAQQGGINLIGIPKTIDNDVGATEVSIGFDTATNIATEALDRLHFTAASHNRVMILEVMGRDAGHIALAAGIAGGADVILIPEIPYKIEKVCQKIRQRQERGKHFCLVMVSEAVRTDVGDQLKEIKQFGEDRLGGIGKYIAEQIAENTGAETRVTVLGHIQRGGIPSPVDRLLGSAFGVAAVDLIAQGKFDQMVAWQNRQIISVPIAEAIKTYRTVTPEETLVKTARGLGICLGD; this is encoded by the coding sequence ATGGGTGAGAAAAAGCGCATCGGAATTCTTACCAGTGGTGGAGACTGTGCGGGTTTAAATGCCGTCATTCGTGCAGTGGTTTATCATGCGATCGGAACCTATAATTGGGAAGTTGTTGGCATTCGAGAAGCGACTCATGGGTTAATGACTCGTCCCCCACAAGTGATGGAATTCGAGATAGATAAACTAGATAACTTATTATTAATGGGAGGAACGATTTTAGGAACCACAAATAAGGGTGATCCTTTTGCGTTTCCCATGGAAGATGGAACTTTACTTGATCGCTCTCAAGAAATCATTGACGGTTACAATAGTTTAGGATTAGATGCTTTAATTGGAATTGGGGGAGATGGAAGTTTAGCGATTTTACGTCGTCTCGCACAACAAGGGGGAATTAACCTAATTGGTATTCCTAAAACCATTGATAATGATGTGGGTGCGACAGAAGTTTCTATTGGGTTTGATACTGCCACAAATATTGCCACAGAAGCCTTAGATCGTCTCCATTTTACCGCAGCAAGTCATAACCGAGTCATGATTTTAGAAGTTATGGGGAGAGACGCGGGACATATTGCTTTAGCTGCGGGAATAGCCGGGGGTGCAGATGTAATTTTAATCCCAGAAATTCCCTATAAAATTGAAAAAGTTTGCCAAAAGATTCGCCAACGACAAGAGAGAGGAAAACACTTTTGTTTGGTCATGGTATCAGAAGCCGTGCGGACAGATGTGGGGGATCAATTAAAGGAAATTAAACAATTTGGCGAAGATCGTTTAGGAGGAATTGGTAAATATATCGCGGAACAAATTGCCGAAAATACGGGGGCAGAAACCCGCGTTACGGTATTAGGACATATTCAACGGGGAGGAATACCTTCACCGGTTGATCGCCTCTTAGGATCGGCGTTTGGGGTGGCTGCGGTTGATTTAATTGCCCAAGGAAAATTCGATCAGATGGTGGCTTGGCAAAACCGACAAATTATCAGTGTTCCTATTGCTGAAGCTATCAAAACTTATCGGACAGTTACTCCTGAAGAAACTTTAGTTAAAACCGCTAGAGGGTTGGGTATTTGCTTAGGAGATTAA